In Rhodanobacter humi, the following are encoded in one genomic region:
- a CDS encoding protein rep, with amino-acid sequence MDIEQEKAQLKEAVTEIEAQEPATRWLFVTIGADNCAHDELTHRFGQMERAWDKLDLEAFDVRGWLKVTEVSTSYATPAKPLHPHYHALMAVRPHYFQWGAWNNGFKWATEFKKCLDVEMWTDGDASEVRSMEHVIDYLFKPNGYPYPKETTAGGNIKALLEE; translated from the coding sequence ATGGACATAGAACAAGAGAAAGCACAACTAAAAGAAGCCGTCACGGAAATTGAAGCACAGGAGCCAGCTACACGCTGGCTTTTTGTCACCATCGGGGCGGATAACTGCGCTCACGACGAACTAACGCACCGCTTCGGACAGATGGAACGAGCGTGGGACAAATTGGACCTGGAGGCGTTCGACGTCCGTGGATGGCTCAAAGTAACGGAAGTATCCACAAGTTACGCGACCCCAGCGAAGCCCTTACATCCCCACTATCACGCCCTTATGGCCGTTCGCCCTCATTACTTCCAGTGGGGCGCATGGAACAACGGCTTCAAGTGGGCAACAGAGTTCAAGAAGTGTCTTGATGTAGAGATGTGGACGGATGGAGACGCGAGCGAGGTTAGAAGCATGGAACACGTAATAGACTATCTTTTTAAACCGAACGGCTACCCGTACCCGAAAGAAACAACGGCGGGAGGCAATATAAAAGCACTGTTAGAAGAATGA
- a CDS encoding DotA/TraY family protein yields the protein MIRGFFVGDLKISLTATIGNIIIQKLEIIMKKQYLLYPLIFIALLLAPHVALADGFFSVSDTDVSKTQVVDYLFGSLSGGKDANVFGAVIGVFNGAVLMLAGIYLAYIYITGTAQGAHDGQFLGKRWSSMWVPIRMLLGAVLAFPSLTGGFCIAQWLVVWLALQGVGFANHIWTAYAGDSLGAPAMANANRSVEPYVIARQLFLNNYCDSITNQALQGSGLGAEQAALVKQVYGNSKMAPVTDFSTNGGAGVRIRFSSSGNLNPTGEVNNVCGSAVFAMTEKAQGVTTNEDGTTTGETTDKGFFSDTQIKTVYAGVQASNELTEAAHEINMTHRTALIAVQVATKALADAYLANPKMDVRAPIETIAKAYNTALDITFKAQASKLATANKSFQEQVKQDGWIMAGSYFITISKRQQVLAEAMDNFPKVYAPEGMTTTQSFKVGSSNWLGYNNTYTTAQNAAFELTKVTMGDYMRAASKSQSDLVKNSPFTQSDIGSGQKSQEGFGDFISKVFDGSEVNPDDIFSVAGMASSSNPLTVSSNIGNKLISWANVILGVGMLAGFLNGGISAFGIKIWTMLALPGMVLTTVIPMMPYMIWMGSVLSWMVLLIECVVAAPLWAVAHMNPEGEGATGNGAKNGYSFILGLTLRPSLMVFGLIAAIIAMKPIGALINGTFSLAFGSVASGSGSMTKIISVIAGAFIYAFMMTLTAKKVFELIHILPTGIMKWMGAVDSNLKDHGSEFGMVAGAAVVAGSQAVGQIGHGVGGAVGGIGKGARGGAGALLKDLKNKGKDKGDGDGGGSPAGGNSGGPGGGEGMALSQNKLATSGGGNGVRDVMASNPKPLTEEAQAQVADLEGQRNDYLNKAREQSPDYGRRYQEALNADRQSKATGVKGNQAKSLIGEETRAAKQAKKDGEPLEKYQESLLKAAAKRKQAREIQGL from the coding sequence TTGATAAGGGGCTTTTTTGTGGGCGATTTAAAAATAAGCCTCACCGCTACCATAGGAAACATCATCATTCAAAAACTGGAAATTATCATGAAGAAACAATATCTATTATATCCCCTTATATTCATAGCACTACTATTAGCCCCACATGTTGCCCTTGCTGATGGCTTCTTTTCGGTATCAGACACCGATGTATCAAAGACGCAAGTAGTAGATTACCTATTCGGTTCTTTGTCAGGAGGCAAAGACGCAAACGTGTTCGGTGCCGTCATTGGAGTTTTCAATGGTGCGGTCTTGATGTTAGCCGGCATCTATCTGGCATATATCTATATCACAGGAACAGCACAAGGAGCCCACGATGGACAGTTCCTCGGTAAAAGATGGTCTTCTATGTGGGTTCCCATTCGCATGTTATTAGGAGCCGTTCTAGCCTTCCCTTCATTGACGGGAGGTTTTTGCATAGCGCAATGGCTTGTCGTCTGGCTTGCGCTTCAAGGTGTCGGCTTCGCTAACCATATATGGACAGCCTACGCGGGCGACTCTTTAGGAGCGCCAGCCATGGCGAACGCTAACCGCAGTGTTGAACCTTACGTCATCGCAAGACAGCTTTTCTTGAATAACTATTGCGACAGCATCACAAATCAGGCACTCCAAGGTTCAGGACTTGGAGCGGAACAAGCCGCACTGGTAAAACAGGTCTATGGCAATAGCAAGATGGCACCAGTCACAGACTTTTCAACGAATGGAGGCGCAGGCGTGCGAATTCGCTTTTCGTCGAGCGGAAACCTTAACCCAACCGGCGAGGTAAACAACGTTTGCGGTAGTGCCGTTTTTGCGATGACGGAGAAAGCGCAAGGAGTAACGACGAATGAAGATGGAACAACCACGGGAGAAACAACAGATAAGGGCTTCTTTTCGGACACTCAAATAAAAACGGTCTACGCAGGCGTTCAAGCAAGCAACGAACTTACAGAAGCCGCTCACGAAATCAACATGACGCATAGAACGGCGCTTATTGCGGTACAGGTAGCAACAAAGGCGCTGGCGGATGCTTACCTTGCTAATCCAAAGATGGATGTAAGAGCCCCGATTGAGACCATAGCAAAGGCGTATAACACCGCGTTAGATATCACCTTCAAAGCGCAAGCCTCAAAACTTGCCACAGCGAACAAGTCATTTCAAGAACAGGTGAAACAAGACGGCTGGATAATGGCGGGCAGTTACTTTATTACCATTTCAAAGAGGCAACAGGTATTAGCGGAAGCAATGGACAACTTCCCGAAGGTCTACGCACCGGAAGGAATGACAACAACGCAAAGCTTCAAGGTAGGTTCAAGCAACTGGCTGGGATATAACAATACTTACACGACAGCGCAAAACGCCGCTTTTGAATTGACGAAAGTAACGATGGGCGATTACATGCGGGCGGCTTCAAAGTCGCAAAGTGACCTTGTAAAGAATAGTCCATTCACTCAATCAGACATTGGTTCAGGCCAGAAAAGTCAGGAAGGGTTCGGAGACTTCATATCAAAGGTTTTTGATGGTTCAGAAGTGAACCCCGACGATATTTTCAGTGTGGCGGGTATGGCTTCGAGTTCAAACCCGTTGACCGTTTCAAGCAACATAGGAAACAAGCTCATTTCTTGGGCAAATGTCATCCTTGGGGTTGGCATGCTCGCGGGCTTCTTGAACGGCGGAATTTCCGCCTTTGGTATCAAGATATGGACGATGCTCGCTTTGCCGGGAATGGTTCTAACTACCGTTATTCCCATGATGCCGTATATGATTTGGATGGGTTCGGTTCTTTCTTGGATGGTGCTACTTATTGAATGTGTTGTTGCGGCACCACTCTGGGCAGTCGCTCACATGAACCCCGAAGGGGAAGGCGCGACGGGAAACGGAGCAAAGAACGGCTATTCGTTCATTCTTGGTCTAACGCTTCGTCCGTCCTTGATGGTTTTCGGTCTTATTGCGGCAATCATCGCCATGAAGCCCATTGGGGCGCTCATCAATGGCACCTTTTCGCTTGCGTTCGGTTCGGTTGCCAGCGGTTCGGGAAGTATGACAAAGATTATTAGCGTTATCGCGGGTGCGTTCATTTACGCTTTCATGATGACGCTTACAGCAAAGAAGGTGTTTGAACTTATCCACATCTTGCCGACCGGCATCATGAAGTGGATGGGTGCCGTAGATAGCAACTTGAAAGACCACGGTAGCGAGTTCGGTATGGTCGCCGGTGCGGCGGTGGTGGCGGGAAGTCAGGCCGTCGGACAGATAGGGCATGGAGTAGGCGGAGCGGTCGGGGGCATCGGTAAAGGCGCAAGAGGGGGCGCTGGAGCCTTACTCAAAGACCTGAAGAATAAGGGCAAGGACAAGGGCGACGGAGACGGTGGCGGAAGCCCCGCAGGAGGCAACAGCGGGGGACCTGGAGGCGGTGAAGGCATGGCCTTATCACAGAACAAGCTGGCCACCAGCGGGGGCGGTAACGGCGTTCGTGATGTGATGGCGTCCAACCCTAAACCCCTCACCGAAGAGGCGCAGGCGCAGGTGGCCGACCTTGAAGGGCAACGGAACGACTACCTCAATAAAGCGAGGGAACAGAGCCCAGACTATGGACGACGCTATCAAGAAGCCTTGAACGCCGACAGGCAATCAAAGGCAACGGGCGTCAAAGGCAATCAGGCAAAGAGCCTCATAGGCGAGGAAACGCGAGCAGCAAAGCAGGCGAAGAAGGACGGCGAGCCGTTAGAGAAGTATCAAGAAAGCCTCTTGAAGGCAGCAGCAAAACGGAAACAAGCAAGGGAGATACAAGGCCTATAA
- the mobF gene encoding MobF family relaxase: MFKIRDIDTAEYAEYILSDVAQLEKDGATMNYYSKNDSGAIPFENSFRYAGKGCEAFGLSGDYSQDKKPFINMFKGLHPFTGKPLVQNVGKEDRRIGFDGVFTPSKAFSLLLAKAQLDGNKKMEEALLNIHRESVAFTLANIEKNLTSRSGKGGRKVERNVKMFVFQCDHFDTRPTADGFVSPNVHTHNVIQNYVMCEDGKIRAVEAASLNKQISLAGSVYDMKQAELLQAAGLGLTVTSQRVSDEFGETKDMTFTVNGVSQTVADAFSGRHAEIKAYMREHGVDGQTAALATRNNKQVAMNYDVVRETWAEKFKELEAIDPDGINLEAHAENVLDAIPSDEHIIDLTHRFKHKVAINEFDIRTVINQCYTGHPNAEAEAEATFQRIMSNEDLLCGLKPLDEIHNKQFCSMKLVEADLAIRSFTKRNEASREHELPPEAIEKEIEAFAEQRGYRLSPEQENALRKATGPGALCAIVGKAGTGKSTVQATICGAFAGQNFQLIGTSVSNAAAENLQKETGIVSHSTAKFLYDYDEGKLNITPKTVIFFDEVGMASLEIFGRFAEIAERHGAKLVVAGDPRQLSPVGTGGNALKCLLQALDPSGLAELDDIRRQKREEDKKLAVGFYDLLTPADSQRMYGDLTDAGYITAFDTQKAAVAKLAQDYVDHPAPEEQKLVMASLVETVEALNTNIQKRLIEKGTVSPDPIKTVGAYTFHAGDCVRFTKSKKFGKTLKVINGTNGTVVPTTDGTLQVRLATGETVTVPDDFTGVALRYARTIHRSQALSIDHCFAMIDGKSGGVSGIKNALGLVQFTRMKETISYYGETTYLEHFKNNLHIRDAEAGAFELLDDKSRSNLKITKMVEHMNNIKSNKKTTKEELKAASVESVTEMLDKVEEQHKNGVTLSQHQEEDIKNVSHVTQFNYLNDLFEKYNLKGLDTGTGYDISFNEAKIIRVSENKDVSVSVASLATNHAYDVVSSMVKNKHFNKTKPIYISVNENISSFTPELQKQAIEKMLDSLIESGIDTNKIIITNEAHKKLIEAAKVKRAMSITQDPFNSNVLTFNKDAMNKVAEAQKKPAEPEAAPGPTPRQKVEQAQKRQREARWNEQNHTPATPVQMEEPDDPFNRKNLKKNQKRKSKLSM; encoded by the coding sequence ATGTTTAAGATTAGAGACATTGATACAGCGGAATACGCGGAGTACATCCTTTCCGACGTTGCCCAACTTGAGAAAGACGGGGCAACAATGAACTACTACTCAAAGAATGACAGCGGAGCCATTCCCTTCGAGAACAGTTTTAGATACGCGGGCAAGGGTTGCGAAGCGTTCGGGCTGTCAGGCGATTACAGTCAGGACAAGAAGCCGTTTATAAACATGTTCAAGGGGCTTCACCCTTTCACAGGTAAACCGTTGGTTCAAAACGTGGGCAAGGAAGACCGCCGCATTGGATTCGATGGAGTGTTCACACCCTCAAAGGCCTTTTCTTTACTTCTCGCTAAGGCGCAGTTAGACGGCAACAAGAAGATGGAAGAAGCGCTTCTAAACATCCACCGCGAAAGCGTGGCCTTCACCCTTGCCAACATTGAGAAGAACTTAACGAGCAGGTCAGGCAAGGGAGGCCGTAAGGTCGAACGCAATGTAAAGATGTTCGTTTTTCAGTGCGACCACTTCGACACACGACCCACCGCAGACGGGTTCGTTAGTCCGAACGTCCACACCCACAACGTCATTCAAAATTACGTGATGTGTGAAGACGGAAAGATTAGAGCGGTTGAAGCGGCAAGCCTCAATAAACAGATTTCCCTTGCGGGTTCCGTTTACGACATGAAGCAAGCGGAGTTGCTACAAGCCGCTGGGTTGGGTCTCACAGTAACAAGCCAGCGTGTAAGCGATGAGTTCGGGGAAACAAAAGACATGACCTTTACGGTCAACGGCGTTTCTCAAACCGTCGCAGACGCTTTCTCAGGACGACACGCGGAGATTAAGGCTTACATGCGGGAGCATGGCGTGGACGGCCAAACAGCGGCCCTTGCCACGAGGAACAACAAGCAAGTAGCCATGAACTACGACGTAGTTCGAGAGACGTGGGCGGAGAAGTTCAAGGAACTTGAAGCGATAGACCCGGACGGTATCAACCTCGAGGCTCACGCGGAAAACGTCCTTGACGCTATCCCGAGCGACGAACATATCATCGACTTAACCCACCGCTTCAAGCACAAGGTGGCAATCAACGAGTTTGATATACGCACAGTAATTAACCAGTGCTACACCGGACACCCGAACGCAGAGGCAGAGGCAGAGGCCACCTTTCAACGCATCATGTCTAACGAAGACTTGCTTTGTGGCTTGAAGCCACTTGATGAAATCCACAACAAGCAATTTTGTTCAATGAAACTTGTTGAAGCAGATCTTGCCATTCGTTCATTCACGAAGAGGAACGAGGCAAGCCGTGAGCACGAGTTGCCACCCGAAGCCATCGAAAAAGAAATTGAGGCATTCGCGGAACAACGTGGTTATAGGCTATCACCCGAACAAGAAAACGCGTTGAGAAAGGCGACAGGTCCGGGTGCCCTTTGCGCCATAGTAGGAAAAGCTGGAACGGGTAAGAGCACAGTACAGGCCACCATATGTGGAGCGTTTGCCGGTCAAAATTTCCAGCTGATAGGCACGAGCGTAAGCAATGCCGCCGCAGAGAACCTCCAGAAAGAAACGGGCATCGTCAGTCACAGCACAGCAAAATTTCTTTATGACTACGACGAAGGCAAATTAAACATCACGCCCAAGACCGTGATTTTTTTTGATGAGGTCGGCATGGCCTCCCTTGAAATCTTCGGACGCTTCGCAGAGATAGCAGAGCGCCACGGAGCAAAGCTCGTGGTAGCAGGGGACCCGAGGCAACTTTCTCCTGTCGGAACGGGCGGAAATGCCCTTAAATGTTTGCTCCAAGCGTTAGACCCAAGCGGGCTGGCGGAACTTGACGACATACGCCGACAGAAGCGAGAGGAAGACAAGAAGCTGGCCGTGGGCTTCTACGACCTCCTTACCCCCGCCGACAGTCAACGCATGTACGGCGACCTCACAGACGCCGGATACATAACAGCGTTCGACACGCAGAAGGCAGCCGTAGCGAAGCTGGCGCAGGACTATGTAGACCACCCAGCACCCGAGGAACAGAAGCTGGTGATGGCTTCCCTTGTGGAGACCGTCGAGGCGTTGAACACCAACATACAGAAGCGCTTGATAGAGAAAGGCACGGTTTCGCCCGACCCCATCAAAACCGTGGGGGCTTACACCTTTCACGCGGGCGATTGCGTGCGGTTCACAAAATCGAAAAAGTTCGGGAAGACCCTCAAAGTCATCAACGGCACGAACGGAACCGTTGTACCGACCACGGACGGAACCCTCCAGGTCCGGCTTGCCACGGGCGAGACCGTAACCGTCCCCGACGACTTTACAGGCGTGGCGCTTCGCTACGCCCGAACCATCCACCGCTCACAGGCTCTTTCCATTGACCATTGCTTCGCCATGATCGATGGCAAGTCAGGCGGAGTTTCAGGCATCAAGAACGCCCTCGGGTTAGTTCAGTTTACGCGTATGAAAGAGACAATCTCTTATTACGGTGAAACGACTTACCTTGAACACTTCAAAAACAATCTTCACATTCGGGACGCCGAAGCTGGAGCCTTCGAACTTCTAGACGACAAATCAAGGAGCAACCTCAAAATCACTAAAATGGTAGAACACATGAACAACATCAAATCAAATAAGAAGACAACCAAAGAAGAATTAAAAGCCGCCTCAGTCGAAAGCGTTACAGAAATGCTTGATAAGGTCGAAGAGCAACACAAGAACGGCGTTACTCTTTCCCAGCATCAAGAAGAAGATATAAAGAATGTTTCACATGTAACACAATTCAATTACTTGAATGACCTCTTCGAGAAATACAACCTCAAAGGTCTTGATACAGGGACAGGCTACGACATTTCATTTAATGAAGCGAAAATTATTCGCGTCAGCGAGAACAAAGACGTAAGCGTTAGCGTTGCTTCCCTTGCCACAAATCATGCTTATGATGTTGTTAGTTCAATGGTCAAGAACAAACACTTTAACAAAACGAAGCCCATCTATATAAGTGTGAACGAAAACATTTCTTCATTCACGCCCGAACTTCAAAAACAAGCCATCGAAAAAATGCTTGATAGCCTCATTGAAAGCGGTATCGACACAAACAAAATCATTATAACGAACGAAGCACACAAGAAGCTGATTGAAGCGGCGAAAGTGAAACGAGCCATGAGCATCACACAAGACCCATTCAATTCAAACGTCCTTACCTTCAACAAGGACGCCATGAACAAGGTGGCGGAGGCACAGAAGAAGCCAGCGGAGCCAGAGGCAGCTCCAGGCCCCACACCACGCCAGAAGGTGGAGCAAGCACAGAAGCGCCAGCGTGAAGCAAGGTGGAACGAACAGAACCATACGCCAGCAACGCCCGTCCAGATGGAAGAGCCAGACGACCCGTTCAATAGAAAGAACTTGAAGAAGAACCAAAAGAGGAAATCTAAACTTTCAATGTAA
- a CDS encoding protein rep, translating into MLSCALHVQYAVNGNSARCFGTIRCHNKFCPICAWRTSAKWSTVIPIAIENMARDYEYIKPYFLTLTLPNCPASRVANHLRIMSKAWKRLLCRAFFKTNLISFVRSVEFTHNKTENDTHPHYHIILLAARDLEEAYRAAFPDSKHDLKTFLAKEWGSALADELKKDISVDAQDLQELPAFEKGENPAETARKNEDLLGKIRYLSKYVVKSKEISQHSEWAAVLMNNTQRARMTVIGHTLNRYMPKTGKTELQPDEVLVSGLAVNIKRSLHRNTTSIVSQNNAVFTTDCEETAKQKQTGQSYHQALKNGWVRYFYEQTDFAPTAWLETLDYVMATKDAMPEHGHLSGHIIADWLDTGFFQTPEQFDRLAEFLNNLADFMTETGLKSWEVVGLPHPELPEVDGQMYNDLKQAFSGFVATAIDAEQADLLATVRNQFDEIQYRYNAEQRAGYFPGTLTRREVMEELRQTDLAILRRTDDLTRGGLSQGEEDEAKHNLRSLKYKRNAFIQKLTGLARSNTRERFQAVAVLHQAPYTCLNDALLPVGQLFVYELEDLPPEEEPITASLARKVAFPFLPHKDGRHDFARCFGNQTATEQDMEKADADAEHIAFSARTKANKWNRIAYGTSALTIRDDATDRGGLVPTSCHPAEAELAFFGIRHTATFEEVASALLDEQAIRSKVGNIREAVFNERNAQRIAKGLQPDAEPEKGFCPPTPENMRDAIFQFTSNQAFILNASRSLRKQSYTATVTGVDNATPFTGWSYEKATGAGFKAWRASKGQRFDSAWFATRAVQITVQIEVDGKTTYQRFYVPRSMRQGWEALKGRTLNKGDLLEKKPPTTG; encoded by the coding sequence ATGCTTTCATGTGCTTTACATGTTCAATACGCAGTGAACGGCAACAGCGCCCGATGCTTTGGAACCATTCGCTGTCATAACAAGTTCTGTCCTATTTGTGCGTGGAGAACATCCGCCAAATGGTCAACCGTTATACCGATTGCCATTGAAAATATGGCAAGAGACTACGAATACATAAAGCCTTATTTCCTTACGCTAACCCTTCCAAACTGCCCCGCGTCAAGAGTTGCTAACCATCTTCGCATCATGAGCAAGGCATGGAAGCGCCTACTATGTAGAGCGTTCTTCAAGACGAACCTTATTTCGTTTGTGCGTTCAGTAGAGTTCACACACAACAAGACCGAAAACGACACACACCCGCATTATCACATCATCTTGTTGGCAGCCCGCGACCTTGAAGAGGCTTACAGGGCTGCTTTCCCCGATAGCAAGCACGACTTGAAAACATTCCTTGCGAAGGAATGGGGAAGCGCGTTAGCAGACGAATTGAAGAAGGACATTTCAGTTGACGCACAAGACCTCCAAGAATTGCCAGCGTTCGAGAAAGGAGAGAACCCCGCAGAAACCGCAAGGAAGAACGAAGACCTCCTCGGGAAAATTCGCTATCTTTCAAAGTATGTCGTGAAGAGTAAGGAAATAAGCCAGCACAGCGAATGGGCAGCCGTGCTAATGAACAACACCCAGCGAGCAAGAATGACCGTCATTGGTCATACTTTGAATAGATACATGCCCAAGACAGGCAAGACCGAGCTACAGCCGGACGAGGTGCTTGTTTCAGGCCTTGCCGTCAACATCAAGCGAAGCCTCCACCGCAACACAACGAGCATTGTTAGCCAGAACAACGCCGTTTTCACGACGGATTGCGAAGAGACAGCGAAGCAGAAGCAGACAGGCCAGAGTTACCACCAAGCCCTCAAAAACGGCTGGGTTCGGTACTTCTACGAACAGACCGACTTTGCCCCGACCGCATGGCTTGAAACGCTTGATTACGTCATGGCGACGAAAGACGCCATGCCGGAACACGGCCACCTATCAGGCCACATCATCGCCGATTGGCTCGATACGGGTTTCTTCCAAACCCCCGAGCAGTTCGACAGGCTCGCGGAATTCTTGAACAACCTTGCCGACTTTATGACGGAAACCGGCCTGAAGTCGTGGGAGGTTGTCGGGTTGCCACATCCCGAACTTCCCGAAGTAGACGGCCAGATGTACAACGACCTGAAGCAAGCGTTTTCGGGCTTTGTAGCCACAGCGATCGATGCGGAGCAAGCCGACTTGCTCGCAACAGTCAGGAACCAGTTTGACGAAATCCAATACCGCTACAACGCAGAGCAACGGGCTGGCTACTTCCCCGGAACCCTTACCCGTAGGGAGGTCATGGAGGAACTACGACAGACGGATCTCGCCATCTTGCGAAGAACCGACGACCTCACCCGCGGTGGGCTGTCGCAAGGTGAAGAGGACGAAGCGAAGCACAACCTCCGTTCGTTGAAGTACAAGCGGAACGCCTTCATACAGAAGCTGACAGGCCTTGCCAGAAGCAACACAAGGGAACGCTTCCAAGCGGTCGCCGTACTACATCAAGCGCCTTACACATGCCTTAACGACGCCCTGCTACCTGTCGGGCAGTTGTTCGTCTACGAGCTCGAAGACCTACCGCCCGAAGAAGAACCCATCACGGCCTCACTTGCCCGCAAGGTGGCCTTTCCGTTCCTTCCGCACAAAGACGGACGGCACGACTTCGCCCGCTGCTTTGGCAACCAGACGGCCACGGAGCAAGACATGGAGAAGGCCGACGCCGACGCCGAACACATCGCGTTCAGTGCCAGGACCAAAGCCAACAAATGGAACCGCATCGCTTACGGCACCAGCGCTTTAACCATCCGCGACGACGCCACGGACAGGGGCGGTTTAGTGCCGACTTCGTGCCACCCAGCAGAGGCAGAACTTGCGTTCTTTGGTATCCGCCACACGGCCACCTTTGAGGAGGTAGCCTCCGCGTTGCTTGACGAACAGGCCATTCGTTCCAAGGTGGGCAACATCCGTGAAGCCGTCTTCAACGAACGCAACGCCCAACGCATCGCCAAGGGGCTACAACCCGACGCAGAGCCGGAAAAGGGGTTTTGCCCGCCAACGCCCGAGAACATGAGAGACGCAATCTTCCAGTTCACGAGCAATCAGGCCTTCATTCTGAACGCATCGCGTAGCCTTCGAAAACAGTCCTACACGGCCACCGTGACAGGCGTGGATAACGCAACACCGTTCACAGGCTGGAGCTACGAGAAGGCCACAGGCGCAGGCTTCAAAGCATGGAGAGCAAGCAAAGGCCAGCGCTTCGATAGCGCATGGTTTGCGACCCGTGCGGTTCAAATCACTGTACAGATTGAAGTGGACGGGAAGACTACCTATCAACGCTTTTATGTACCGCGAAGCATGAGGCAAGGCTGGGAAGCCTTGAAGGGTCGAACCTTGAACAAGGGCGACCTCTTGGAAAAGAAGCCACCCACCACGGGCTAA
- a CDS encoding tyrosine-type recombinase/integrase — protein MKDTTSTSKATKKAPNVEERPTHYRVRIARRDATGTLQKYTQKFYWDSNPASKKQALAKARAFATSEISHLMTEGKPRSSVGKNLTVRDLVKRYEAEGLPKLKNGRSTGSMITVILSTFDDPRTGQPVEYFGNILSMGADKLTAKTLLGDDETSFVSIYKATRPNKKKEPAKGTIRKYVNAFGSVYTYAINVLEIDVEHPLKGKRKHHGLEVADFRDTVVGDTDFEKVLAHLKNGKKTKKRKEVIAVVQILHGAACRRGEIVHLQKQNVLKEEGQFMKLIFPDTKNGEKRIIPLQEKEEGILNEILKNVPEDRDNVFTIQPDSVTQAWGRAREELKKKLKEPKARIHDLRHTAISYLAGEAEIPIQDLAKITGHKDLNSLNRYYHKTAERLGQQVKEAEERLKAKNHKAS, from the coding sequence ATGAAGGACACCACCAGCACCAGCAAGGCAACGAAGAAAGCCCCGAACGTCGAGGAACGCCCTACGCACTACCGCGTCAGGATCGCCCGTAGGGACGCCACAGGCACCCTCCAGAAGTACACGCAAAAGTTTTACTGGGACAGCAACCCCGCCTCAAAGAAGCAAGCCCTCGCGAAAGCCCGAGCCTTCGCCACGAGCGAAATTAGCCACCTGATGACCGAGGGAAAGCCCAGGTCATCCGTGGGCAAGAACCTTACCGTGCGTGACTTGGTGAAGCGCTACGAAGCGGAGGGGCTACCCAAGCTCAAGAACGGCCGTTCTACGGGTTCCATGATTACCGTCATCCTGTCCACTTTTGACGACCCACGCACAGGCCAGCCCGTCGAATATTTCGGGAACATCCTGTCTATGGGAGCCGACAAACTCACAGCAAAAACATTGCTTGGAGACGATGAAACCTCGTTCGTATCCATCTACAAAGCGACACGACCGAACAAGAAGAAAGAGCCAGCGAAAGGCACAATTCGTAAGTATGTGAACGCGTTTGGGAGCGTCTACACCTACGCTATCAATGTTCTTGAAATTGATGTTGAACACCCCCTCAAAGGCAAGCGTAAGCATCACGGCCTTGAAGTCGCCGACTTCCGCGATACGGTTGTGGGTGATACCGACTTTGAAAAGGTTCTTGCTCATTTGAAGAACGGCAAGAAGACCAAAAAGAGAAAAGAAGTTATAGCGGTGGTTCAAATCCTACACGGGGCAGCTTGCCGTCGTGGTGAAATCGTCCACCTTCAAAAACAGAATGTTTTGAAGGAAGAAGGACAGTTCATGAAGTTGATTTTTCCAGATACAAAGAACGGAGAAAAACGCATCATCCCGCTTCAAGAGAAAGAAGAAGGTATCTTGAATGAGATTTTGAAGAATGTTCCAGAGGACAGGGACAACGTGTTTACCATCCAACCCGACAGCGTTACGCAGGCATGGGGAAGAGCAAGGGAAGAACTCAAAAAGAAGTTGAAGGAACCCAAGGCACGCATTCACGACTTACGCCACACCGCTATTTCATACCTTGCGGGTGAAGCCGAAATTCCTATTCAAGACCTCGCAAAAATCACGGGACACAAAGACCTCAACAGCTTGAACCGCTACTATCACAAGACAGCGGAAAGATTGGGGCAACAGGTCAAGGAAGCAGAAGAGAGATTGAAAGCAAAGAACCATAAAGCCTCGTAA